AGAAGACGAGAAGACGAGAGGCCTTCCCCAGCGAACCTGGGGACGAGACCAACGTGCGGGGGGGCGGCGGGCGGCGGAAGGTGTGCGTTCTCGTCCTGACTGGTCCACTCGTAGCCGGATGCTAGCTTGCACGCGTCTCATCATCTCGGGGGATGCGGTATGTCGCGAATGGCGATAGTGGCGCTTGGCGCGCTGGTGGTCGGGACACTCGGCTGCACGCCGGGGGCGCGCGGCGCGGCGGGGAATGGGCCGGTGACGGCTGCGGCGCCGCATCTCACGATCCTGCACTTCAACGACGTCTACGAGATCACCCCGGTCGAGGGCGGGAAGTCCGGAGGACTGGCGCGCGTAGCCGCGTATCGCCGACGCCTCATCGACTCGGTGGGCCCGGTCCTCACCACGCTCGGCGGCGACTTCGTCTCGCCGTCGGCGCTCGGCACCTCGCGCGTGAACAACGAACCGCTCGCGGGCAAGCAGATGGTCGCCGTGCTCAACGCCGTGGGGCTCGACTGGACCACGTTAGGCAACCACGAGTTCGACATCGGCGACCGCCGCCTGCGGCAGCGCCTCGAGGAATCCCGCTTCCAGTACGTCGCCTCCAACGTCACCGACAGTGCCGGGCGCCCCTTTCCCAAGGTGCAGCCGCACGCCATCGTCCGTATTGCATCTGGCGGACGCACGCTCCGCGTCGGGCTGGTCGGCGTCGTCATCCCATCCAATCCGCAGCCGTGGGTCAGATACGAAGACCCGATCGCCTCGATTGCCGCGCACGCCGCCATGATCCGCGACTCGGTCGACATTCTCATCGCGCTCACGCACCTCTCGGTGCAGCAGGACCAGCGCGTGGCCGAGGAGGTCCCCTCGATCGACGTCATCCTCGGCGGCCATGAGCACGAGAACTACCTCCTGCAACGCGGCCCCAACCTCACCCCCATCATCAAGGGAGACGCCAACGTGCGCACCGTGGCCGTGGTGCGCATCGAGCCCGGCCTGCGCGGCGGGCGCGCGCGCGTGAGCAGCACCCTCATCCCCATCACCGACCACACGCCCACCGACAGCGACGTGGCCGCCGAGGCGCAACGGTGGATCGACGCGGCCTTCGCCGGCTATCGCACGCAGGGCTTCGCCCCGGAAGCGGTGGTCGCCACGCTCCGCTCCGCGCTGGACGGGCGCGAGACAACAGTGCGCACGCGCCCCGGGCCGCTCAGCGATGCGATCCTCGCCGGGATGCGCGCCGAAGCCGCCGACGCCGAAGTGGCGATCTTCAACGGGGGCTCGATCC
This genomic stretch from Gemmatimonadaceae bacterium harbors:
- a CDS encoding bifunctional metallophosphatase/5'-nucleotidase, which encodes MSRMAIVALGALVVGTLGCTPGARGAAGNGPVTAAAPHLTILHFNDVYEITPVEGGKSGGLARVAAYRRRLIDSVGPVLTTLGGDFVSPSALGTSRVNNEPLAGKQMVAVLNAVGLDWTTLGNHEFDIGDRRLRQRLEESRFQYVASNVTDSAGRPFPKVQPHAIVRIASGGRTLRVGLVGVVIPSNPQPWVRYEDPIASIAAHAAMIRDSVDILIALTHLSVQQDQRVAEEVPSIDVILGGHEHENYLLQRGPNLTPIIKGDANVRTVAVVRIEPGLRGGRARVSSTLIPITDHTPTDSDVAAEAQRWIDAAFAGYRTQGFAPEAVVATLRSALDGRETTVRTRPGPLSDAILAGMRAEAADAEVAIFNGGSIRIDDVVPPGALTQYDVIRILPFGGVTVRADLTGRLLKQVLTIGRQSAGSGGYLHASGASFDGGGVLQVNGAPVTDERWYRVVLTDFLLSGNESRLGFLTRTNPEVKVIRDMRDIRLSFIDQLRRM